The genomic DNA AGTCTTTATTGCTTATCAATACATCCGTTAAGTATCGGTAAATTCTCTCTTCATTTTTCCAAATCCATTTATCAATATGTTCCATTACGGTTTCGTCACTATATTTATTTATCCCCATCGTATACATAGTAAGGATTTCATTTTCCTCTTTTGCTGTAAGTCTGCCTATAAGTGTGGCGGCTGAAGAATCATTTACTACTTCATAATATGTCCAAACTCCCGACCTATCGGACTGTGATTGCCAATTCATCATCTCTCTTAATTCAACATACCAATCAGGCAAGGTGCTTTGTTCTCTTAATTCACCAGATGCAATCATAAACAATTCCGCCATCGAATGATAATCATCGATGTTGTTAAAGAAGCTATCTATATATGTTTTATTAAATTTCATAGTTATATTTCCCCCACATAAAAAGTAAATAGCGATTTAATTTAAAAACTACTTCTATTTTATAATTAAACAGTAGCTTCACTCTTCTACCGCCACTAACCTCTCTCTACAAATATTGATATATACGCGATAAAAGATATGTTCTTTACTTCGCTCCATCTATCTCTTTTCTCCTAAATGATTTTCTTTATCTATGTACTAACTATTTATTTTTCATTTTATTAGTTACTTCATTAAATTCAAATCCCACTTTTTAACAACCGAACATTTCATTAGCTAGTTGAGAGATTTTGTGAACAGCATCTTCTATAAGATTTTGTTCATCCAAAGAGTATTTATCTTCATTAAAATAAAAGTAATTGCTGATATCTGCAAACGATAATGCAAGTTTTTTAGGAACAACATCTACATTCTTATATTCGACTATCAAAAACTCCATTGCAGTAACTAATGCATTAAATCTATCCTTGTTCAATCCTCCCCCTTCTCTTAGTTGTTGCAATATAGAATGTTCTCCCAAAATATTTTCATATACTACATGTAAAGCTTCATTTTTATTCATAAGCGGCTCCTTTAAAAACTTAGTCTTATTGCCGAGGAAGGAATATGCTCAACTTCAACTTCAACTTCTTTTAAGTCCTAATCTAATACATTACCCTTTTGATATATTTATAAACAGCTTGTTATAACAAAAATGGAGACCCTTGATTTAGCCAAGGGTCTAGGTATTGAAGCGCTCTGACATAACGTGTCACCAATCTCGTTCTCGAATCGCTTCTTCAATCTCAATATCGATTTCAAAATGTTGCAAAATAGCATCGACTGTTTCAGCAATCGATTCGCGCGCAACTGTTTCCAATTCACTATCATTGGCATAGAACTCATCCTGTAGCTCGTTAATCGCAATGGTCATTTTGTCTAACTGCTCCTGAATCTCCTCCGTTGTATGCTTGTTCGCCTCAATAAAATCGACAACTTCAACAATATGTAATTGGAGTTTGTCCACTAAAACCGTTGGATAATACGAATCCTCATACATATCAACTAGATATTTGAAATTAGCATCAATTTTCTTCATAATTTTCCCTCCGTTTCCATTCGTATAAATTATACTACATTCTATTCTTTATTGGACGATATAAATAAAAAAAGAGGAATGTATGTTCTTTTTGTAACAAAATAAGCCTCTTCACCAGTGTTTGGTCATCGCAATGGTGAAGAGACTGTTTTGGTTCTATACGATGTAGTCACATCACTAAACATCTCTACTATATAATTGATCGTTGTTGTGCAGTTACGACAAACATGTAATTCGTACTACAAGGCATTTAATCCATGCTATTTCCTATACATCCTCCTCGCCTCATGCGTTGCCAAATCAGCCAGTCGAGTTGTAATTGGCAGTCTGCTGTCTTTTTCTACAAAGTGCATCGTTATTTTCGTTGCGGTTTCTAAGTCAATCCAGTTGCCACAAGAAACAAAAATAGGTTTGACATCTTTCCTTGATCGTAACGTCCGTCCATAGACCTCATGATTGATGACAATATCCGTATAAGCACCTACTTGATTTTTAGGTATGATAAAATCTACAGCATTGATTTTCAAATAGGTTTTCGCTACACCAATGGTCGGCCTGCCTAACTCAAAAGAAGCATGCGTGGCAATTCCCATATGGCGAGTATGTAGGTAGCCGTTCCCATCGAACATATAAAGATCCGGTTGAATGGTTAACTTCTTCACGGTTTCTAATACTAAAGGTAACTCTCTAAAAGCTAGATATCCTGAAATATAAGGAAACGTTATTTTCTCCACATGGTGTACTTCCTCAACAACTTCTTTCGTAACATAGTCCACGACTACAATACAGCATGCGCCGTAATCGATCCCTTCCTCCATCCAATACGCGATATCTACACCGCCTACATATTTCATGTCTTCCATCTTGAATTTGTTTTGCAAGGATACTTGATTCACTAATTGTTCTTGTATGTGTTTTAGTTCTTCTATCGAATATGTTTGGTTCTGTTTGTTTTGCAATGTTCGATTCCCCTTATCATTTTGCATATTTCTATTATCTTATCTCATTTTCCATTCAAGAAAAAACACTTACCCGCTTATTCCGTAACGAATATGCGGGTAAGTGTTTATCTAGTACTATTCGTACTTTGCTCGTATGCATAACCAAGCTGATAGAGCAACGCCTCATCCCAATGCTTTCCGATTAGTTGAAAACCAATCGGCAGCCCGCTTGACGAAAACCCACAAGGTATGGATAATCCTGGATTACCCGTAAAATTCGTCGGACGATTCAATCGGATGAGGGCGTCTCCTACCAATTCTCGCTGATCTCCTAGCTGCACTACATTTTGTCCAATTGTTGTAGGCACAATCGGAAGTGTCGGCGTCAATAAGACGTCAACCTTATTGAAAACATGATTGAAGCCTTCGATTAGCTGATGTCGTTGTTGTTGAGCACGTATATAGTCAGAACTAGAGACTCCTTTACAGTCTAATATGCCCGCATAGACATTTGGATGATAACCCTGCCTGTTGTTCATAATATTTTCCGCATGCTCCGCATAAATTTCAGCACGTATCGTCATCGATTGTGCTCGAATGATTTCATCGATTTTTTCAAGTTCTACGTTTACTACATTCGCTCCTAGCATGTGATACGTATGAATGACTTCCTCCATTTTAGTAGCAACTTCACTTTCAAGGTTTTGATAATAATACGATGGAATGCCGATTGTTTTCCCTTGAATACTACTCCCTATAAAACGACTGTAGTCTTCAGCTGGCCTTTGAATCGTAAACAAATCCTTGTCATCCTGTCCTGCAAGTATCGTTAATAACAAAGCGTTTTCCATTACATTCCTCGTCATCGGTCCAGGATGATCGAGCGTATAGGCTAAATTATGAATGCCATATTTGCTTACTAATCCAAAGGTCGGTTTCATACCAACAATGCCACAAGCGGAAGCAGGAATTCGGATGGAACCACCCGTATCCGTTCCCAAAGCTGCAAAAGCCATTTTTGTCGCTACCGCAACGGCTGATCCGCTGCTCGAACCCCCGGCAATTTTTTCGGGATTGTATGGATTACGACAAGGCCCAAAGCCAGATACATCCCCAATTGGTCCAACGGCAAACTCATGTGTATGTGCTTTGCCAATAATAATCGCACCTGCTTCTTTCAATTTCGTAATAACCGTTGCATCATAGTCTGGTGTAAAGTTTTTGTACATTTCCGATCCCATTGTCGTACGGATACCTTTCGTGAAAATGATATCCTTCACAGCAATCGGAATACCGTGAAAAGGGCTTCTTCTTACCTCTTTCATCATTTCCTCTTCAGCTATTTTTGCCGCTGCCATCGCTTCTGTTTCACAAACCGTAATGAACGCATTATAGGTTGGGTTATCACGTTCAATGTTCGCTAGTGATTGCCTCACCAGTTCTACTGGCGAGATTTTCTTGTACTCTAATTGATTTGATACCGTTTGGAAACCCATCGGTCTACCTCCTATATTTCCGCCTGATACAAGGGTATCTCAGTTCCGCCCATCCCCCCCTGACAAATCAGAACAATGTATAAATAATCTTCATATATGCAGTCTAAACATGATTACTCCACATCGCAACTCCAAAACAACAAAAAACCCGATCCACTAACGGACCGGGCAACTCACTTCTCTATCTTATTTGTTATTTCGACAACTGTTACTTACGCCTCTTCGCCGAAGGAATCATATTAAACAAAATGTTCAACGCAATCGCCGTGACACTTCCTGCGACAATCCCATTGCTCGTTAAAATACGAAGGCTCGTTGGGAATGCAGCAAACAGTTCAGGCACAACTGTCACACCAAGTCCAAGACCAATTGAACATGCAATGATCATGGAATTCTCTTGGGAATCGCCTATGACTTTGCTTAACATTTTGATCCCTTGAGCGACAACCATACCGAACATCGCAACCATCGCGCCGCCTAGAACAGCATTGGGAATCACTGTTGTCACCGCAGCAATTTTCGGTACAAAGCCAAGCGTAATGAGCATAATCCCTGTAATCAAAATAATCTTACGCGACCGAACACCTGACATCTGTAGCAAGCCGACATTTTGTGAGAACGTTGTATACGGAAATGCATTGAATATCCCGCCGAGTAAAACCGCGATTCCTTCTGCACGATAACCTTTTTCAAGGTCTTTCTTCGTAATATCTCGCTCACAAATATCACCTAACGCAAAGTAGACACCTGTCGACTCAACGAGTGATACCATTGCGACCAAACACATCGTCAAAATGGCCGACCATTCAAACGTTGGCAAACCGAAGTAAAAAGGTTCAACCATATGGAAATAAGATGCTTCCTTCACAGCTGTAAAGTCGACCATTCCCATAAATGCAGCGGCAATCGTCCCGGCAACCAAACCGAGTAAAATGGAAATCGCGCGCATGAAACCTGTAGAAAATTTATAAATCAGGATAATCAGTAGCAATGTCCCGAAA from Sporosarcina sp. FSL K6-1522 includes the following:
- a CDS encoding DUF5713 family protein, producing the protein MKKIDANFKYLVDMYEDSYYPTVLVDKLQLHIVEVVDFIEANKHTTEEIQEQLDKMTIAINELQDEFYANDSELETVARESIAETVDAILQHFEIDIEIEEAIRERDW
- a CDS encoding endonuclease V, which codes for MQNKQNQTYSIEELKHIQEQLVNQVSLQNKFKMEDMKYVGGVDIAYWMEEGIDYGACCIVVVDYVTKEVVEEVHHVEKITFPYISGYLAFRELPLVLETVKKLTIQPDLYMFDGNGYLHTRHMGIATHASFELGRPTIGVAKTYLKINAVDFIIPKNQVGAYTDIVINHEVYGRTLRSRKDVKPIFVSCGNWIDLETATKITMHFVEKDSRLPITTRLADLATHEARRMYRK
- a CDS encoding nucleobase:cation symporter-2 family protein; protein product: MNNPVKATALGLQHVLAMYAGAVIVPLIVGAELGMTSTQLTYLVSIDILMCGVATILQIMNNRFFGIGLPVVLGCSFTAVGPMIAIGTESGIPAIYGAIIVSGLFVIIISRYFGMLVRFFPPVVTGSVVTIIGITLIPVAINNMGGGQGASDFGSMENVALSFGTLLLIILIYKFSTGFMRAISILLGLVAGTIAAAFMGMVDFTAVKEASYFHMVEPFYFGLPTFEWSAILTMCLVAMVSLVESTGVYFALGDICERDITKKDLEKGYRAEGIAVLLGGIFNAFPYTTFSQNVGLLQMSGVRSRKIILITGIMLITLGFVPKIAAVTTVIPNAVLGGAMVAMFGMVVAQGIKMLSKVIGDSQENSMIIACSIGLGLGVTVVPELFAAFPTSLRILTSNGIVAGSVTAIALNILFNMIPSAKRRK
- a CDS encoding amidase, translating into MGFQTVSNQLEYKKISPVELVRQSLANIERDNPTYNAFITVCETEAMAAAKIAEEEMMKEVRRSPFHGIPIAVKDIIFTKGIRTTMGSEMYKNFTPDYDATVITKLKEAGAIIIGKAHTHEFAVGPIGDVSGFGPCRNPYNPEKIAGGSSSGSAVAVATKMAFAALGTDTGGSIRIPASACGIVGMKPTFGLVSKYGIHNLAYTLDHPGPMTRNVMENALLLTILAGQDDKDLFTIQRPAEDYSRFIGSSIQGKTIGIPSYYYQNLESEVATKMEEVIHTYHMLGANVVNVELEKIDEIIRAQSMTIRAEIYAEHAENIMNNRQGYHPNVYAGILDCKGVSSSDYIRAQQQRHQLIEGFNHVFNKVDVLLTPTLPIVPTTIGQNVVQLGDQRELVGDALIRLNRPTNFTGNPGLSIPCGFSSSGLPIGFQLIGKHWDEALLYQLGYAYEQSTNSTR